One window of the Osmerus mordax isolate fOsmMor3 chromosome 2, fOsmMor3.pri, whole genome shotgun sequence genome contains the following:
- the acod1 gene encoding cis-aconitate decarboxylase codes for MLCKKVTESFGAAIFGLSPAHLTDRVVRRSKRMMLDTLGVGLLGTRTDVFNKALQFSQWYKSTERSSVWGRSGLALPSQYAAFVNGIAVHSMDFDDTWHPATHPSGAVLPAILALAETMPTPPSGLDLLLAFNVGIEVQGRLMRFSREASDIPSRFHPPAVVGVLGSAAAAAKLLSLSPAQCVHALAIAASYAGAPMANAATQTKPLHIGNTARRGLEAAQMARLGLEGNPAILDLESGFGVFYTDYSPKELVGATIGGFRWLLEDQDVAIKRFPAHLGMHWVVDAALAALAKLNAAGGQSGRGEGLEPSKIRRVTLRVPPSRYVDRAFPATEHQARHSFQFNACSALLDNQVTVDSFSTAQIERPLLKELLARVRVENPQDNHPSFDRMYCEVVIETEQGESYGARCNTFYGHWRKPLNQKDLESKFRANASSVLPQEGVEGLLDLIGNIESQPDCSVLGSYLQVSSRSIVRELQSIPSLR; via the exons ATGCTCTGTAAG AAAGTGACAGAGAGTTTTGGAGCGGCTATCTTTGGCCTGAGCCCGGCCCATCTGACTGACAGGGTGGTTAGGAGGAGTAAGAGGATGATGCTGGACACTCTTGGGGTAGGACTGCTGGGAACAAGAACAGATGTCTTCAACAAGGCTCTCCAGTTCAGCCAG TGGTACAAGTCAACGGAGAGAAGCAGTGTCTGGGGAAGATCAGGCTTGGCTCTCCCATCACAGTATGCTGCCTTTGTCAACGGTATAGCG GTGCACTCTATGGACTTTGATGACACATGGCACCCTGCCACCCACCCCTCAGGGGCCGTGCTCCCTGCCATCCTGGCCCTGGCGGAGACCatgcccaccccaccctccggCCTGGACCTTCTCCTGGCCTTCAATGTGGGCATTGAGGTGCAGGGACGTTTGATGAGGTTCTCCAGGGAAGCTAGTGACATCCCCAGCAG GTTCCACCCTCCAGCTGTGGTGGGTGTACTGGGCAGTGCTGCAGCTGCTGCCAAGCTCCTGAGCCTGTCCCCAGCCCAGTGTGTTCACGCCCTGGCTATAGCTGCCTCTTATGCTGGGGCCCCCATGGCCAACGCAGCCACACAGACCAAACCCCTCCACATCGGCAACACTGCCCGGAGAGGCCTGGAGGCTGCCCAGATGGCccggctggggctggagggaaaCCCAGCCATCCTGGACCTGGAGTCCGGTTTTGGTGTATTCTATACAGACTACAGCCCCAAAGAGCTTGTCGGGGCTACCATAGGTGGATTCAGATGGCTTCTAGAGGACCAGGACGTGGCCATCAAGCGATTCCCAGCTCACCTGGGGATGCACTGGGTGGTAGATGCCGCGCTGGCTGCCCTGGCTAAGCTGAACGCTGCTGGTGGGCAAAGCGGACGAGGAGAAGGACTGGAGCCCAGCAAGATCAGGAGGGTGACTCTAAGAGTGCCTCCCTCAAGGTACGTGGACCGGGCCTTCCCAGCCACGGAGCACCAGGCCAGGCACTCCTTCCAGTTCAACGCTTGCTCAGCCCTGCTAGACAATCAGGTGACGGTGGACTCTTTCAGCACGGCCCAGATAGAGAGGCCCCTCCTCAAGGAGCTGTTGGCCAGGGTCAGGGTAGAGAACCCCCAGGACAACCACCCCAGCTTTGACAGGATGTACTGTGAGGTTGTTATAGAGACGGAGCAGGGGGAGAGTTATGGCGCCAGGTGCAATACCTTTTACGGCCACTGGAGAAAGCCGCTCAATCAGAAGGACTTGGAGAGTAAATTCAGAGCCAATGCCTCATCTGTGCTGCCTCAGGAAGGAGTAGAGGGGCTGCTGGATCTGATAGGGAATATAGAGAGCCAGCCTGACTGCTCGGTGCTGGGGTCCTACCTGCAGGTAAGCAGCAGGAGTATTGTGAGGGAGCTGCAGAGCATCCCGTCACTAAGgtga